In Leptospira saintgironsiae, one genomic interval encodes:
- a CDS encoding toprim domain-containing protein, with protein MSTAKTKTEKKPATGGERNFKKLSNVEHVRMRTGMWLGQNSASTFEQHFFRKNSGNLYEIVHEELEDVPAKLKCLDEACMNAVDEYRKNQKDKAIPEKDKMSKLIIQLSSDKKTVTVADNGRGIPAKNAEGVYLHLMYGENFDDHVKQDHVAGQNGVGISLVRMVSSYFKVKTTNDGSTFKKLFTIHEDAKKQIRSYKLSKEDTERVFLYFDEHGKFDDCPLLTKDQIEKLGPICKKTNMIEAIEKASKEDHGTSVEFELNPKYFNNIDTSFNVDLMKQYLQDIAMTNPGLEVQFVHKGKKEKYKFKKGLDEIFSHSDLTYYKMDYNAPAAGSQLHLEAYLVIGQNKNLTWVNSIFAPQGGSAIEYLENRLCDEVRKKSQIVSLEKKLKTSCTRNDVRNCFHMYVNMRLLNPRFKSQDKSYLINDLNEDIRNAVDKHLDKFIKKTGLLEEVKLQMEKRTQLKAFEDAQRGLKKASKMNIPKLMPPTGKSGDAGRVLFVAEGDSAIAGLRPARNPRLHGLFPLRGKPMNCKGVSLAKAIANEELKNIVAILGLPLDQKVKSIEELNYEKVSIITDADFDGYAIRSLMLSFFYEYWPELFELGLIHISSAPLYEVDIKGVDSKKTETIFCIDDKDYDALVKRVEKSGGQIVRKKRNKGLGETGKEAMKFAVDECMTKITIGNKKEASKIQNLWFHKDFAEQRRDAISEYAMSVIED; from the coding sequence ATGAGTACTGCTAAAACCAAAACCGAAAAGAAGCCCGCGACCGGAGGGGAACGGAACTTCAAAAAACTCTCCAACGTAGAACACGTAAGGATGAGGACCGGAATGTGGTTGGGGCAAAACTCTGCTTCCACATTCGAGCAGCATTTTTTCCGTAAGAACAGCGGCAATTTATACGAGATCGTACACGAGGAATTGGAAGATGTTCCTGCCAAATTAAAATGTTTGGACGAGGCTTGTATGAACGCGGTAGATGAATACCGCAAGAACCAAAAGGACAAAGCTATTCCTGAAAAGGATAAGATGTCCAAATTGATCATCCAACTTTCTTCCGACAAAAAAACTGTAACAGTAGCTGATAACGGAAGAGGTATCCCTGCAAAGAATGCGGAAGGTGTATATCTGCATTTGATGTATGGGGAGAACTTTGACGACCACGTAAAACAAGACCATGTTGCAGGTCAGAATGGTGTGGGTATTTCTTTGGTAAGAATGGTTTCTTCTTACTTTAAAGTAAAAACAACCAACGACGGAAGTACATTCAAAAAACTATTCACTATTCACGAAGACGCAAAGAAGCAGATCCGTAGTTATAAACTTTCTAAAGAAGATACTGAAAGAGTTTTCTTATACTTTGACGAGCATGGAAAATTTGATGATTGTCCTCTTCTCACAAAAGATCAGATCGAAAAGTTAGGTCCGATCTGCAAAAAAACAAATATGATCGAGGCGATCGAAAAAGCTTCCAAAGAAGATCATGGAACCTCTGTAGAATTCGAACTAAATCCGAAATATTTTAATAATATAGATACTTCCTTCAATGTAGATCTGATGAAACAGTATCTACAAGACATCGCAATGACCAATCCTGGATTGGAAGTTCAATTTGTTCATAAAGGTAAGAAGGAAAAGTATAAGTTCAAAAAAGGTTTGGATGAGATATTCTCACATTCAGATCTTACTTACTACAAAATGGATTACAATGCACCTGCTGCTGGATCCCAATTACATCTGGAAGCATACTTAGTAATCGGTCAGAATAAAAACCTAACTTGGGTGAACTCAATATTTGCTCCTCAAGGTGGTTCTGCAATTGAGTATCTGGAAAACAGACTTTGCGATGAAGTCCGTAAAAAAAGCCAGATCGTTTCTTTAGAGAAAAAACTCAAAACAAGCTGTACTCGTAACGACGTAAGGAACTGCTTCCACATGTACGTGAACATGAGGTTATTGAATCCACGTTTTAAATCTCAGGATAAGTCTTATCTAATCAACGACTTGAATGAAGATATTCGTAATGCAGTAGATAAACATTTAGATAAGTTCATTAAAAAAACTGGCTTATTAGAAGAAGTTAAGCTCCAGATGGAGAAAAGAACTCAGCTGAAAGCTTTCGAAGATGCACAACGCGGACTCAAAAAAGCAAGTAAGATGAATATTCCTAAACTAATGCCTCCTACAGGCAAATCTGGGGATGCAGGAAGAGTATTATTCGTAGCAGAGGGAGATTCGGCAATCGCTGGTCTTCGTCCTGCGAGAAATCCTAGACTTCATGGTTTGTTTCCTTTGAGAGGAAAGCCAATGAACTGTAAAGGTGTATCTCTTGCAAAAGCAATCGCAAACGAAGAGTTAAAGAACATAGTAGCGATCCTAGGACTTCCTCTAGACCAAAAAGTAAAATCTATAGAAGAACTGAATTACGAAAAAGTAAGTATCATCACAGATGCGGACTTTGATGGATACGCAATTCGATCTCTTATGCTCTCTTTCTTTTATGAGTATTGGCCTGAACTATTTGAATTAGGACTCATTCATATATCCAGCGCTCCTCTTTACGAGGTGGATATTAAAGGTGTAGATTCCAAAAAGACTGAGACTATATTCTGTATCGATGATAAAGATTATGACGCTCTAGTCAAACGGGTCGAAAAATCCGGTGGCCAGATCGTCCGCAAAAAACGGAATAAAGGACTCGGAGAGACTGGAAAAGAAGCAATGAAGTTTGCAGTAGATGAGTGTATGACCAAGATCACCATCGGAAACAAAAAAGAGGCTTCTAAGATACAGAACCTTTGGTTCCACAAAGATTTTGCAGAACAAAGAAGGGATGCAATCTCTGAATACGCAATGAGCGTTATCGAAGACTAA
- a CDS encoding DNA gyrase subunit A → MKDSNKPGKESFPKIPFEDQVNDDQRKYSRYVCDSRAIPHEIDGLKPVQRRILWAMWNSDARNRFTKTVKVAGLAMGYHPHGDRSIQDALSQMAQDFTFANNHPLVAGEGTFGDVLDPGAIASPRYTEVKLSDFVKDLGFFESLPDIDYVKNYDETEDEPIHFVGKVPIVLLNNIMGIATGFRCFIPGHKLSAIINSQMNYLKTKKPLPLKPWYKDYKGEVKMAKTEAGNITMTTTFGFTWEGDSLYLTDAPMNWNREKVINLLDDIVERKDSWLKDYVDHSSQTFRIELNYKKGEKPSAKEIAAVISKEDTQTLANNVITYDGRLKNFGPEDIIKRFCDFRKTHLIRRFKRLAGLEQEKIERNSELIRFIKEKWNEKVIGIKSKKDFEDKLQKSKFVYYEWLASIPIYRMTLEEVRKCEEAIVEAKTALSRYQGLVKEDKKLTEFMIGELTELKDKWDKE, encoded by the coding sequence ATGAAAGATTCCAATAAACCAGGCAAAGAAAGCTTCCCAAAAATACCATTTGAGGACCAAGTCAACGACGATCAGAGGAAATACTCTCGATATGTCTGCGATTCTCGGGCAATTCCTCACGAAATCGATGGGTTAAAGCCCGTCCAGAGAAGAATTCTTTGGGCAATGTGGAATTCGGACGCAAGGAACCGTTTCACTAAGACTGTAAAAGTTGCGGGACTCGCGATGGGATATCACCCGCACGGGGATAGATCCATCCAAGATGCTCTTTCGCAGATGGCTCAGGACTTTACATTCGCAAACAATCATCCATTAGTTGCGGGAGAAGGTACTTTCGGAGACGTATTGGATCCGGGAGCAATCGCTTCTCCTCGATACACTGAGGTAAAACTTTCTGACTTCGTTAAAGATCTGGGATTTTTCGAAAGTTTACCTGATATAGATTACGTTAAAAATTACGATGAAACAGAAGACGAACCAATCCACTTCGTAGGAAAAGTTCCAATCGTTCTTCTGAACAATATTATGGGGATTGCAACTGGTTTCCGTTGTTTTATCCCAGGCCATAAACTTTCTGCGATCATCAACTCGCAGATGAATTATCTCAAAACCAAAAAGCCTCTTCCTTTAAAACCTTGGTACAAGGATTACAAGGGAGAAGTGAAAATGGCTAAAACCGAAGCGGGCAATATCACAATGACCACTACCTTCGGTTTTACTTGGGAAGGCGACTCTCTTTATCTTACAGATGCTCCAATGAACTGGAACAGAGAGAAGGTAATCAATCTTCTAGATGACATTGTAGAAAGAAAAGATTCTTGGCTCAAAGACTATGTGGATCATTCCAGCCAAACATTCCGTATAGAATTGAATTATAAGAAGGGAGAAAAACCTAGCGCGAAAGAAATCGCTGCAGTCATCTCCAAAGAAGATACCCAAACTCTTGCGAATAACGTGATCACTTATGATGGTCGTCTGAAAAACTTCGGACCGGAAGACATCATCAAACGTTTCTGCGATTTCAGAAAGACCCACTTGATCCGTAGATTCAAACGTCTAGCGGGTTTGGAACAAGAGAAGATCGAAAGAAACTCCGAATTGATCCGCTTCATCAAAGAAAAGTGGAACGAAAAAGTAATCGGGATCAAATCCAAAAAGGATTTCGAGGATAAACTCCAAAAATCGAAATTCGTATACTATGAATGGTTAGCTTCTATTCCAATCTATAGAATGACTTTGGAAGAAGTTCGCAAATGTGAAGAAGCAATCGTAGAAGCAAAAACCGCCCTGTCCAGATACCAGGGGCTTGTGAAAGAAGATAAAAAATTAACAGAATTCATGATCGGAGAATTAACCGAGCTGAAGGATAAATGGGACAAGGAATGA
- a CDS encoding LIC_13346 family putative lipoprotein, with protein sequence MSCSLLTEWTEEKPLVSDLPSIRIYTNISSIPASSESFRNQPGHLRYLVLQTQSSKEKIWTGEVDLWETKEDFHTTLPKGIVFPKLSFKASLFSGAARLEEGESSNPKHISFHPQGVLSWNWEGEGFKSGTHIPSPKQLNVSDWGILYNFSQSNIVWAAKEYRSLGKNVELHWENVRNSRTSLSTDYTSPGGRSFPYADYDYKNQIFQYVNLVEGRLPVWIFREEGELRLAWGILPEDLLSSKNVSQWKQKRKDEFVSMHFYDAANNIPFTASADLKNYPIILLKDYDNARK encoded by the coding sequence ATGTCTTGTTCTCTTTTGACGGAATGGACGGAAGAAAAACCTTTAGTTTCTGATCTTCCAAGTATTCGTATCTATACTAATATCAGTTCGATCCCTGCAAGTTCCGAATCTTTCCGGAACCAGCCTGGTCATCTAAGATATTTAGTACTGCAGACCCAATCTTCTAAGGAAAAAATTTGGACTGGAGAAGTGGATCTTTGGGAAACAAAAGAAGATTTTCATACTACTCTTCCTAAAGGGATCGTTTTTCCCAAATTAAGTTTTAAGGCATCCTTATTCTCTGGTGCGGCTAGATTAGAAGAAGGAGAATCTTCTAACCCTAAACATATTTCTTTTCATCCACAAGGAGTTCTTTCTTGGAATTGGGAAGGAGAAGGTTTCAAATCAGGGACACATATCCCTTCTCCAAAACAACTCAATGTTTCTGATTGGGGGATCCTATATAATTTTTCCCAATCAAATATTGTATGGGCCGCTAAAGAATACAGAAGTTTAGGTAAGAATGTAGAATTGCATTGGGAGAATGTCCGTAATAGCCGGACCAGTTTGAGTACCGATTATACAAGTCCTGGTGGCAGAAGTTTTCCATACGCGGATTACGATTATAAGAACCAAATATTCCAGTATGTAAATTTAGTAGAAGGTAGACTTCCTGTTTGGATATTCAGAGAAGAAGGTGAATTACGCTTAGCTTGGGGAATTCTTCCTGAAGATCTATTATCTTCTAAGAACGTATCCCAATGGAAACAGAAGAGAAAGGATGAGTTTGTATCCATGCATTTTTATGATGCAGCGAATAATATTCCGTTTACTGCCTCGGCCGATTTGAAGAACTATCCAATCATCCTCTTAAAAGATTACGACAATGCCAGAAAATAA
- the gltX gene encoding glutamate--tRNA ligase has translation MPENKEVRTRFAPSPTGFLHVGGARTALFNYLYAKSQGGKFLLRVEDTDQARSTEESFKTILESLKWLGIEWDEGPHVGGPYGPYVQSERISIYKEYTEKLISEGKAYRCFCTQEELEAKKKQAEAMGVPYVYDGLHANMSESEVQEKLKAGTPYSVRFKTPSKTLIFDDIIQGKVKFETKLIGDFIIVKSDGFPSYNYAVVVDDGLMKISHVIRGVGHLSNTPRQILIYEALGFPVPEFAHASEIVGMDGKKLSKRAGATSILAFRDLGYLPETFLNYMALLGWTSPDGQEYLPGDILPKTFDVHRCSKSPSTFDVFRKPKGGDEEVATNFSSLDQIAEAMNPKSKLNWLSNKYIRELPIQKVADSLAPFLENRTDIPAEYRDPKNKELHSLVDSVRVYLDNLRQAPDYIAEFFVSDLKVEDGEAKEILSQEFSPKVVATFYELLKKSDPKTDEDYKALMTQAGEQTGQKGKTLFMPIRVSATGKAHGLELPILFPLLGKEKLLKRIEKISVQVGISLP, from the coding sequence ATGCCAGAAAATAAGGAAGTTAGAACCAGGTTCGCACCATCACCTACCGGTTTCCTTCATGTGGGCGGAGCTAGAACCGCTTTATTCAATTACTTATACGCCAAATCCCAAGGCGGAAAATTTTTATTAAGGGTAGAAGATACGGATCAAGCCAGATCCACCGAAGAATCTTTTAAAACCATCCTTGAGTCCTTAAAATGGTTAGGGATAGAATGGGATGAAGGTCCTCATGTCGGGGGCCCTTACGGTCCTTATGTACAATCCGAAAGGATCTCTATCTATAAAGAATATACTGAAAAGTTGATCTCCGAAGGAAAAGCCTACCGCTGCTTCTGCACCCAAGAAGAATTAGAAGCAAAGAAAAAACAGGCAGAGGCAATGGGAGTTCCGTACGTTTACGACGGACTTCATGCGAACATGAGCGAATCAGAAGTTCAGGAAAAACTGAAAGCTGGAACTCCTTATTCTGTTCGTTTCAAAACTCCTTCTAAAACTCTGATCTTCGATGATATCATCCAAGGGAAAGTGAAGTTCGAAACAAAACTGATCGGCGACTTCATCATCGTAAAATCAGATGGTTTTCCTTCTTATAATTATGCTGTCGTTGTGGATGACGGGCTCATGAAAATTTCTCATGTGATCCGTGGAGTGGGGCACCTTTCTAATACACCTCGTCAGATCCTTATTTATGAGGCTCTGGGTTTTCCAGTTCCTGAGTTTGCTCATGCTTCCGAAATCGTAGGAATGGACGGTAAAAAATTGTCCAAACGTGCTGGAGCTACTTCTATATTAGCATTTCGTGATTTAGGATATTTGCCTGAAACATTCTTAAATTATATGGCACTACTGGGTTGGACTTCTCCAGATGGTCAGGAATATTTGCCAGGGGATATTCTCCCTAAAACATTCGATGTACATCGTTGTTCCAAATCACCTTCTACCTTTGATGTATTCAGAAAACCAAAAGGTGGAGATGAAGAAGTGGCAACTAACTTCTCAAGCTTAGATCAAATCGCAGAAGCGATGAATCCCAAGTCTAAATTGAATTGGCTTTCTAATAAATATATTAGAGAACTTCCTATCCAAAAGGTCGCGGACAGTTTGGCTCCATTTTTGGAAAACAGAACTGATATTCCGGCAGAGTATAGAGATCCGAAAAACAAAGAATTACATTCTTTAGTAGATAGTGTCAGAGTATATCTGGATAATTTGCGTCAGGCACCTGATTATATCGCAGAATTTTTCGTATCCGACCTGAAAGTAGAGGATGGAGAAGCGAAAGAAATTCTTTCCCAAGAATTTTCTCCAAAAGTGGTCGCTACATTTTACGAATTATTAAAAAAGTCGGATCCTAAAACCGATGAAGATTATAAGGCTTTAATGACCCAAGCGGGAGAACAGACCGGCCAAAAGGGAAAAACCCTATTTATGCCGATCCGAGTCTCTGCTACAGGAAAAGCTCACGGACTAGAGTTACCTATCCTATTTCCCCTCTTAGGGAAGGAAAAGCTACTCAAACGAATAGAGAAAATCTCGGTACAAGTAGGAATTTCTTTACCTTAG
- a CDS encoding ATP-binding protein, which produces MRDTADSLLVRHHSGSYVMFLPPDLASIREFRRALRQSLEENTFISKDIQQIELAADEALTNSISANYNSSSEETIICRWIVDNSKFTLWIVDYGSGLKKEKIEEQVAEAKPSSLQEFLKKVKTYQEGKCEVLPNRGKLTQHRNLGKGLLIMQSLMDSVKIMYHCKEGRISSDPTDSSIRGSIIELAFDSKKHSL; this is translated from the coding sequence ATGAGGGATACGGCCGATTCACTTTTGGTTAGGCATCATTCGGGTTCGTACGTCATGTTCCTACCTCCTGACTTAGCTAGCATTCGGGAGTTCAGAAGAGCACTTCGTCAATCCCTAGAAGAGAATACTTTTATCTCTAAAGATATCCAGCAGATTGAGCTAGCCGCAGACGAGGCGCTCACCAATTCAATCTCCGCAAATTATAATTCCAGTTCAGAAGAAACGATCATCTGCAGATGGATCGTAGATAATTCTAAATTTACTTTATGGATCGTGGACTATGGTTCCGGTCTTAAAAAAGAAAAGATAGAAGAGCAAGTAGCAGAAGCTAAACCTTCTTCTCTCCAAGAGTTCTTAAAAAAAGTAAAAACCTACCAAGAAGGTAAATGTGAGGTGCTTCCGAATAGAGGAAAGCTTACCCAACATAGAAACTTAGGTAAAGGTTTGCTTATCATGCAATCTTTAATGGATTCTGTGAAGATCATGTATCACTGCAAAGAAGGAAGAATTTCATCTGACCCTACAGATTCCAGCATCCGTGGATCTATTATCGAATTAGCATTCGATTCTAAAAAACATTCGCTTTGA
- a CDS encoding DUF455 family protein, protein MTLNEYAQFLLSSPNLEDKLYSPEKMPEDILWLNFVPKDKPERSSKIIFSDKKSKMPRVEHLNSEENRILSLHHFANHELMAVEIFAWAILKFQNAPSSVRKSLYKTILEEQKHLRLYLDSIREWGMDLGDRPLNYIFWKQTPNMQSLQKFFAVMALTFEGANLDFSMIYQKAFEKFGDQKRADIMQIVHDDEIRHVKRGVKVVFSDGISQDQQWEKYLDLLTHPFTPRRAKGFLYFPELRTKAGLSPEFAEALGAYSDEYDGTTNARIVKNVFGMEAG, encoded by the coding sequence TTGACTTTAAACGAATACGCTCAATTTCTTTTAAGTTCCCCCAATTTAGAAGATAAATTATATTCTCCGGAAAAAATGCCGGAAGATATTCTTTGGCTGAATTTTGTCCCTAAAGACAAACCAGAAAGATCTTCTAAGATAATTTTCTCAGATAAAAAATCAAAAATGCCGCGGGTAGAACATTTAAATTCCGAGGAGAATAGAATACTTTCTCTCCATCATTTTGCAAATCATGAACTTATGGCCGTTGAGATATTTGCATGGGCCATATTAAAATTTCAGAATGCTCCTTCTTCTGTTCGCAAAAGTTTATACAAAACAATTTTGGAAGAGCAGAAACATCTTAGGCTTTATTTAGATTCTATCAGAGAATGGGGAATGGATCTGGGAGATCGTCCTCTCAATTATATCTTCTGGAAACAAACTCCTAATATGCAATCTCTCCAAAAGTTTTTTGCAGTTATGGCTTTAACTTTTGAAGGAGCCAATTTGGATTTTTCTATGATCTACCAAAAGGCATTCGAAAAATTTGGGGATCAGAAAAGAGCTGATATCATGCAGATTGTTCATGATGATGAGATCAGGCATGTTAAAAGGGGAGTTAAGGTAGTATTCTCGGATGGGATATCCCAAGACCAACAATGGGAAAAATATCTAGACCTTTTGACCCATCCATTCACTCCCAGAAGGGCAAAGGGATTTTTATACTTTCCGGAGCTTAGGACCAAGGCAGGGTTATCGCCTGAGTTTGCTGAGGCCTTGGGAGCTTATTCGGACGAATACGATGGTACTACAAATGCTAGGATCGTAAAAAATGTATTCGGTATGGAGGCAGGTTAG
- a CDS encoding LIC13341 family surface-exposed protein — translation MFRFISFFRVLILFSVFILLIACNSKTPSDSKIISLTIPESEEKSPDVVLKKLGNLDEDPDLEVFSLVRNGTEEILAVFKKQNGEWTLQSKIGFNLLNIGPFIHDPKASSWKAGEDENAKESGYVVKRILMEELPGDSFNSLFLEVLSEEPPLGLFSVPYVIRKGEKILDGLASLKDHQFLAKSKRIDFSYNKEEKNLTIFPNNRTYAQNFNFNGWELVPDVPSVAAPGLLSVEAPAEWKKDVASEVVIWFKNRGSYSGTTYISLSFPQGGKVEIDSGKEGLRYYSPGSSVYSFEKKYINSKVPLLEITKEGWARNHKYGVRFKYTPDADGVPNLLLRSSSKSYRDTINLPTDYSSVKTEIDQQGFKSYPLPLVSRGKSK, via the coding sequence ATGTTTCGTTTCATTTCTTTTTTCCGAGTATTGATCCTTTTTTCAGTATTCATTCTTCTCATCGCTTGTAATTCAAAAACACCATCCGATTCCAAGATCATTTCTTTAACCATTCCAGAGTCCGAAGAAAAAAGTCCGGATGTGGTCCTCAAAAAACTAGGAAACCTGGATGAGGATCCTGATCTAGAGGTTTTCTCCTTGGTCCGTAATGGAACCGAAGAGATTCTTGCAGTTTTCAAAAAACAAAACGGAGAATGGACACTCCAGTCCAAGATAGGTTTTAATCTTCTGAACATAGGACCTTTTATTCATGATCCTAAAGCTTCTTCTTGGAAAGCAGGAGAAGATGAGAATGCAAAAGAATCCGGCTACGTAGTTAAAAGAATTCTAATGGAAGAACTTCCCGGAGATTCTTTCAATTCTCTCTTTTTAGAAGTTTTAAGCGAAGAGCCTCCTTTGGGTCTTTTTTCAGTTCCTTATGTGATCCGTAAGGGAGAAAAAATTTTAGATGGGCTTGCTTCTTTAAAAGATCATCAGTTTTTAGCAAAATCAAAACGTATCGACTTCTCATATAATAAAGAAGAAAAGAATCTTACCATTTTTCCGAACAATCGTACTTACGCTCAGAATTTTAACTTCAATGGTTGGGAATTAGTACCTGATGTTCCGAGTGTTGCCGCTCCAGGTTTATTAAGTGTAGAAGCTCCTGCCGAATGGAAGAAAGATGTGGCATCTGAAGTTGTGATCTGGTTCAAAAACAGAGGATCTTATTCAGGAACTACTTATATCTCTCTTTCTTTTCCTCAAGGTGGAAAAGTGGAGATAGATTCTGGTAAAGAAGGATTAAGATATTATTCTCCTGGATCTTCGGTATATTCTTTCGAGAAAAAATATATTAATTCCAAAGTTCCTTTATTAGAAATTACGAAAGAAGGTTGGGCAAGAAATCATAAGTATGGAGTTCGTTTTAAATACACTCCTGATGCTGATGGTGTGCCTAATTTACTACTTCGTTCCAGTTCCAAGTCTTATAGGGATACGATCAATCTTCCGACTGATTATAGTTCCGTGAAAACAGAGATAGACCAACAAGGTTTTAAAAGTTATCCCCTTCCATTGGTATCCAGAGGAAAGTCCAAATAA
- a CDS encoding FFLEELY motif protein produces MSSFEEHKLKHAKIEVVRAQVERFRKFYADYFHLEETISMVEYFFETIYNLDGKEAWMHLALDTYQKVKGMMKETTRANLETLIELNNLTDHLDSEMAQLLIQKDWDGKKLSREEYDDLYKAYGHKEEREKQLEIVLHNLRTFYELAHKPISAYLIRPARFMAGLLGVSLLFDSVEKAYNAVLPVSPEIFVSFIEQVERRESEYLESAFLNGKQPKEPSA; encoded by the coding sequence GTGAGTAGTTTCGAAGAACATAAACTTAAACATGCCAAGATAGAGGTCGTTCGAGCTCAGGTGGAAAGATTCCGCAAATTTTATGCGGACTATTTCCATCTAGAAGAAACGATTTCTATGGTGGAATATTTTTTCGAAACAATTTACAACCTAGATGGCAAGGAAGCTTGGATGCATTTAGCTTTAGACACATACCAAAAAGTAAAAGGTATGATGAAAGAAACTACCAGAGCTAATCTAGAAACTCTAATTGAGTTAAACAATCTCACTGATCATTTAGATTCAGAAATGGCTCAGTTACTTATCCAAAAAGATTGGGATGGCAAAAAACTTTCTAGAGAAGAATACGACGATCTATACAAAGCTTACGGTCATAAAGAAGAAAGAGAGAAGCAGTTAGAGATTGTTCTTCATAACCTGAGAACATTTTACGAATTAGCACATAAGCCTATCTCCGCTTATCTGATCCGTCCTGCTAGATTTATGGCAGGTCTGTTAGGAGTTTCCCTTTTATTCGATTCAGTAGAGAAGGCATATAACGCGGTTTTACCAGTATCTCCTGAAATTTTTGTTTCTTTTATCGAGCAAGTGGAGAGAAGAGAGTCGGAATATCTAGAGTCTGCCTTCTTAAATGGAAAGCAACCTAAGGAGCCGTCTGCTTGA
- a CDS encoding flagellar motor protein MotB, translated as MNGRSRFSRYRKHVEAGDENRDRWLLTYADMITLLLGLFIILYSISQVDQNKLKQVADLVRGGFGLGESFFEGSNITLEEDPLLQPRTQMYRFWERISYALKKLKEKTKLFIGINETEEIRIQVFAPSLGEGEFHPDEDTDFTFKKVAEVAQGMDVDITLRVQVPYAEQAGQGFRNIWEYNAHRAGLIAETLAEKYGISRERLSVQAYHGFRKLGPEEGPSPEVKASQERIEIIIRKRGKEE; from the coding sequence TTGAACGGAAGATCACGTTTTTCCAGATACAGGAAGCATGTCGAAGCCGGAGATGAGAACCGGGACAGATGGCTTTTGACGTATGCGGATATGATCACACTTCTTCTTGGACTTTTTATCATTTTATATTCTATTTCTCAAGTAGACCAAAACAAATTGAAACAAGTTGCCGACCTGGTCCGAGGTGGATTCGGTCTAGGAGAATCTTTTTTTGAAGGTTCTAATATCACATTAGAAGAGGATCCCTTATTACAACCAAGGACCCAAATGTATCGCTTCTGGGAAAGGATCTCTTATGCATTAAAAAAGTTGAAAGAGAAAACGAAATTATTCATAGGCATTAACGAAACAGAAGAGATTCGTATCCAAGTATTCGCACCGTCCTTGGGTGAAGGTGAATTTCATCCTGATGAGGACACTGATTTCACTTTCAAAAAAGTAGCTGAGGTTGCACAAGGAATGGATGTGGATATCACATTGAGAGTCCAAGTTCCTTATGCAGAACAAGCAGGCCAAGGATTCAGAAATATCTGGGAATATAATGCTCATCGTGCTGGTTTGATCGCAGAAACATTGGCAGAAAAATATGGGATCTCTAGAGAAAGACTTTCAGTCCAAGCATATCATGGCTTTAGAAAATTAGGACCGGAAGAAGGTCCCAGCCCGGAAGTTAAGGCTTCTCAAGAAAGAATAGAAATCATCATTCGTAAACGGGGTAAGGAAGAATAA
- a CDS encoding LA_2478/LA_2722/LA_4182 family protein yields the protein MISKINKVVIPFGLLLVLTGAFFSVGCSKKKKVPAAVESVWKTDQEGVENSSGFAWVSKYCEKVRQCADGDMKTLNSDSEAILEKRLRKDFCLEKFKESKVYTLAAQEPKLVLNKTISCLKAATEADCHLIKKGVSELSEDCKWLQTLQNSKE from the coding sequence ATGATCTCTAAAATAAATAAAGTTGTAATTCCTTTCGGATTGCTCCTCGTATTGACGGGAGCATTCTTCTCAGTTGGTTGTTCCAAGAAGAAAAAGGTTCCGGCTGCTGTGGAATCTGTTTGGAAAACAGATCAGGAAGGAGTGGAGAATTCCAGCGGGTTTGCATGGGTTTCCAAGTATTGCGAGAAGGTTAGACAATGTGCGGATGGCGACATGAAAACCTTAAACTCTGACTCTGAAGCAATTTTAGAAAAAAGATTAAGAAAGGATTTTTGTTTAGAAAAATTTAAAGAATCCAAAGTGTATACATTAGCAGCACAAGAACCTAAATTGGTTTTGAATAAGACTATTTCTTGTTTGAAAGCAGCAACGGAAGCAGATTGCCATTTAATCAAAAAAGGAGTATCTGAACTTTCGGAAGATTGTAAATGGTTACAAACTCTTCAAAACTCTAAAGAGTAA